GCGCGGGATCGGCTGCGACACCGGGCAGGGCTGGCTGTACTCCCGCCCGGTGGCGCCGGATCGTATCTCCGCCCTCTTGACCGCGAGTTCCTGACGGCGAGCTCGTGACAGCGAGTTCCTGACCGCGAACGAGTCCTAGTCCGCGTTCGGCAGCCCGTACGCGTCCGCGATCAGTTCGTACGAGCGCAGGCGTACGTCGCCGCCGTGGGCGTTGCCCGTGAGCATCAGCTCGTCGGCGCCGGTGCGCTTCTGGAGGCCGTCGAGGCCGGCGCGGACCTCGTCCGCGGTGCCGTGGATGACGTTGGCGTTCCAGGAGTCGACGAACTCACGTTCCATCGGGCTGAAGTCGTACGCCTCCGCCTCCTCGGGGGTCGGGACGAGACCCGGGCGGCCGGTACGCAGACGGACCATGTTCAGGGCCGCGGCCCTGACCTGGCGGCGGGCCTCCTTCTCGTCGTCCGTCGCGAGGGCGGAGACGCCGATCAGGGCGTACGGGGCGTCCAGCACGGCGCTCGGCCGGAAGGACTCGCGGTAGAGGTCCAGCGCCGGGATCGTGTTCTGGGCCGAGAAGTGGTGCGCGAAGGCGAAGGGGAGGCCGAGGACGCCGGCCAGGCGGGCGCTGAACCCGGAGGATCCCAGGAGCCAGATCGGGGGGCGGTGCGGGGACTGTACGCCGCCCGGGGAGGTCGACTGGACGGGGCCCGGGACCGCGTGGATGCGGGCGTAGGGGTGACCGGACGGGAAGTCGTCGTCCAGGAAGCGGGTCAGCTCCGCGAGCTGCTCGGGGAAGTCGTCGGCGCCCTCGTGGAGACGCTCGGTGCGGCGGAGGGCGGCGGCGGTGGCGCCGTCCGTGCCGGGGGCTCGGCCCAGGCCCAGGTCCACTCGGCCCGGGGCCATGGCTTCCAGCGTGCCGAACTGCTCCGCGATCACCAGAGGGGCGTGGTTCGGGAGCATCACGCCGCCCGAGCCCAGGCGGATGCGGGTCGTGTGGGCGGCGAGGTGGGCGAGGATCACCGCGGGTGAGGAGGAGGCCACGCCCGGCATGGAGTGGTGTTCGGCGACCCAGTAGCGGTGGAAGCCGCGGGACTCTGCGAGGCGGGAGATGGCGACGCTGGTGCGCAGGGCGTCGGTCGCTGTGCGGCCGGC
This portion of the Streptomyces mirabilis genome encodes:
- a CDS encoding LLM class flavin-dependent oxidoreductase, yielding MDDTDEIRGTAQGTAPVPLSVLDLVTVGAGRTATDALRTSVAISRLAESRGFHRYWVAEHHSMPGVASSSPAVILAHLAAHTTRIRLGSGGVMLPNHAPLVIAEQFGTLEAMAPGRVDLGLGRAPGTDGATAAALRRTERLHEGADDFPEQLAELTRFLDDDFPSGHPYARIHAVPGPVQSTSPGGVQSPHRPPIWLLGSSGFSARLAGVLGLPFAFAHHFSAQNTIPALDLYRESFRPSAVLDAPYALIGVSALATDDEKEARRQVRAAALNMVRLRTGRPGLVPTPEEAEAYDFSPMEREFVDSWNANVIHGTADEVRAGLDGLQKRTGADELMLTGNAHGGDVRLRSYELIADAYGLPNAD